One part of the Leucobacter triazinivorans genome encodes these proteins:
- a CDS encoding DUF6986 family protein, with protein sequence MSGGAVHIDAARLEQILLGLSGDDGDFEPRPQGIEQPLHTVYVPADQARDGIVEHWRAGALDAAAAVGGLDGVADCIGVADDRRGEVVARAEEKLARQPVEDLRFDFEDGYGYRDDEEEDACAERAGALAGQLIRAEDGPDRIGLRMKPLDRRGSRRGVRTLERFLGAYLAAAGAEPVSALTGLRITLAKVMTGAQVEAMGEICGALEDGHGLAPESLGIELQIEVPHVVAPIRPSDALVVLAGAPRVRALHFGTYDYTSAQGVLPGEQRSTHPVAQHAKRAMQAAAAVHGVEVCDGSSNLVPAGDRSMRVGAWARHAEQVREALRDGIPQGWDLHPAQLPSRFLASYDVLRGELAHAVRRVRAAERGAAAGDGAEVLDEPATLRMLGAFLARGVRTGAVDPDELGPGLELPRLEQLAETGS encoded by the coding sequence GTGAGCGGAGGAGCGGTGCATATCGACGCCGCGCGCCTGGAGCAGATTCTCCTCGGGCTCTCCGGAGACGACGGCGACTTCGAACCCCGGCCGCAGGGGATCGAGCAGCCGCTGCACACCGTGTACGTCCCCGCCGACCAGGCCCGCGACGGGATCGTGGAGCACTGGCGAGCGGGTGCGCTCGACGCGGCGGCCGCGGTCGGCGGACTGGACGGTGTCGCCGACTGCATCGGCGTCGCCGACGACCGCCGGGGCGAAGTCGTCGCCCGCGCTGAGGAGAAGCTCGCGCGGCAGCCCGTCGAGGACCTGCGCTTCGATTTCGAGGACGGCTACGGCTACCGCGACGACGAGGAGGAGGACGCCTGCGCGGAGCGGGCGGGGGCGCTCGCCGGCCAGCTCATCCGGGCCGAGGACGGCCCGGACCGGATCGGGCTCCGGATGAAACCGCTCGATCGGCGGGGGAGTCGCCGCGGCGTGCGCACGCTCGAGCGTTTCCTCGGCGCCTACCTCGCCGCAGCCGGTGCCGAGCCCGTGAGCGCGCTCACCGGGCTCCGCATCACGCTGGCGAAGGTGATGACCGGTGCCCAGGTGGAGGCCATGGGTGAGATCTGCGGCGCGCTGGAAGACGGGCACGGACTGGCTCCGGAGTCGTTGGGCATCGAACTGCAGATCGAGGTGCCGCACGTCGTGGCTCCGATACGGCCGAGCGACGCGCTCGTGGTGCTCGCCGGAGCGCCGCGGGTGCGCGCCCTCCACTTCGGCACCTACGACTACACGAGCGCGCAGGGGGTGCTCCCCGGCGAGCAGCGGTCGACGCACCCGGTGGCGCAGCACGCCAAGCGGGCGATGCAGGCTGCGGCCGCCGTGCACGGCGTCGAGGTCTGCGACGGATCCTCGAACCTCGTCCCCGCGGGGGACCGGTCGATGCGGGTCGGCGCGTGGGCCCGGCACGCCGAACAGGTGCGCGAGGCACTGCGCGACGGCATCCCGCAGGGGTGGGACCTGCACCCGGCGCAGCTGCCGTCGCGCTTCCTGGCGAGCTACGACGTGCTGCGCGGGGAATTGGCGCACGCGGTGCGCCGGGTGCGGGCCGCCGAGCGCGGCGCCGCGGCGGGGGACGGCGCGGAAGTGCTCGACGAGCCGGCCACGCTCAGGATGCTCGGGGCGTTCCTGGCGCGCGGCGTGCGCACGGGGGCGGTCGACCCGGACGAGCTCGGGCCCGGCCTGGAGCTCCCGCGGCTCGAGCAGCTCGCCGAGACGGGGTCATGA
- a CDS encoding LacI family DNA-binding transcriptional regulator — protein MDGSGPARSRRTTIRDVAEHLGLSVSTVSASLNGGGTLKEATRERVRRAAEELGYRPSRAALAFRLGRTGTIAYSLPTVDDGSVPMLDVEAYMIGARAAASAAFDAGYALTLTPPTIGGEAGWNLIGADGVVLCDPVRGDERLATLERLGTPVVTIERDTLRPEWPFVVTGDYGNNTRMLLDHLRERGARRIALLVPDASWSSSEDALRGYREWAADHGAEEIVRLIPPARINRDAYTDALELLRTEPRPDALIASAEQYRPGVLRACLDLGISIPGDLLLAIGGDSQAAQYGDPPITAIDFLPARQSELAVQMLLQRIEGHPVEGPIVSESALRIRSSTEERR, from the coding sequence ATGGATGGCAGCGGCCCCGCGCGCTCGAGGCGCACGACGATCAGGGACGTCGCGGAGCACCTCGGGCTCTCCGTCAGCACCGTCTCCGCATCGCTGAACGGCGGCGGCACGCTGAAGGAGGCCACCCGTGAGCGCGTGCGGCGCGCGGCCGAGGAGCTCGGCTACCGTCCGAGCCGGGCGGCCCTCGCGTTCCGGCTCGGGCGCACCGGCACCATCGCCTACTCGCTGCCCACCGTCGACGACGGGTCGGTTCCCATGCTCGACGTCGAGGCCTACATGATCGGCGCCCGGGCTGCTGCGAGCGCCGCGTTCGACGCGGGCTACGCCCTGACGCTGACCCCGCCGACGATCGGCGGGGAGGCCGGCTGGAACCTCATCGGGGCCGACGGCGTGGTGCTCTGCGACCCGGTGCGCGGCGACGAGCGACTTGCCACCCTGGAGCGGCTCGGCACGCCCGTCGTGACGATCGAGCGGGACACCTTGCGCCCCGAGTGGCCCTTCGTCGTGACCGGTGACTACGGGAACAACACCCGCATGCTGCTCGACCACCTGCGGGAGCGCGGTGCGCGGCGCATCGCGCTGCTCGTGCCCGACGCCAGCTGGTCATCGTCGGAGGACGCGCTGCGGGGCTACCGGGAGTGGGCCGCCGATCACGGCGCCGAGGAGATCGTGCGGCTGATCCCGCCCGCCCGCATCAACCGCGACGCCTACACGGACGCGCTCGAGCTGCTGCGCACCGAACCGCGCCCGGACGCGCTCATCGCCTCCGCCGAGCAGTACCGCCCCGGCGTGCTGCGCGCCTGCCTGGACCTCGGGATCTCGATCCCGGGCGATCTGCTCCTGGCGATCGGCGGCGACAGCCAGGCGGCGCAGTACGGCGATCCTCCCATCACCGCGATCGACTTCCTCCCGGCGAGGCAGTCGGAGCTGGCGGTGCAGATGCTGCTGCAGCGCATCGAGGGGCATCCGGTCGAGGGCCCCATCGTCTCGGAAAGCGCGCTCAGGATCCGCTCCAGCACGGAGGAGCGCCGGTGA